Genomic segment of Thermodesulfobacteriota bacterium:
CCTTCCCGCCTTGACGCTCGGGACGGGGATGGCCGCCCTGATGATGCGGATGATCCGGGCTACGCTGCTCGAGGAGCTGGGGAAGGAGTACGTCACCGCGGCGACCGCACGGGGACTGTCGCGACGCGCCGCGGTTGCGCTGCACGCCCTGCGCAATGCGCTGGTCCCGACGGCCACGGTGCTCGGGCTGTCGTTCGGCGCAGTGCTGGCGGGGAGCGTCATCGCGGAGACGATCTTCGCCTGGCCGGGGATCGGGCGGCTGCTGATCCAGGCGATCGACGCGCGAGATTACCCGCTGGTCCAAGGGTGCGTACTGGTCATCGCGCTGTGCACTGTGCTGGTGAACCTGGCCACGGACCTGCTCTGCGCGCGGCTGGATCCGAGGATCCGGTATGAATGATTCCCCGCGCCTTGCCGCGCTGCTGCGCCGGACCGCCCGCCACAGGGGGGCGGCGGCCGGCATGGCCGTGCTCGCCGTCCTGATCCTGGCCGCCCTTCTCGCCCCGGTCCTGGCGCCGTACGACCCCTACGTCCAGTTTCTCGACGAGGGGCTCACCGGGCCGGGCCGCGCGCACTGGCTCGGGCAGGACAAGTTCGGGCGCGACGTGCTTTCGCGGCTGATCCATGGCGCGCGCTTGTCGCTCGCGGTGGGGATCGGGACGGTGTCGATCTCGCTGGCGGTCGGGCTGCTCCTCGGCTCGCTGGCGGGGTTCCTCGGCGGGCGGACCGACCGCGCCTTCACCGCCGCCTGCGACGTGCTGATGGCCTTCCCCGGCATCCTGCTGGCCATCGGGATCGCCGCGGTTCGCGGCCCCTCCTTCGGCAACGTGCTCTTCGCGCTGTCCGTATTAGGCTGGGTCGGCTACGCCCGGGTGATCCGGGCGCAGGTGCTCAAGGTGAAGGCGATGGAGTTCGTCGAGTCGGCGCGGGCGGTGGGAGCCCCGCCGTCGCGGATGCTGCTGGCCCACATCCTCCCCAACGCCCTCTCCCCCATCCTCGTCGAGGCGACCTTCGGCATCGCGCGCGCCATCGTCGCGGAGGCGGGGCTCTCGTTCCTCGGGCTCGGGGTGGCGCCGCCGGCGGCCTCCTGGGGCTCGATGATCGGCGACGGGCGGCACTTCCTCTTCGTCGCGCCGCACCTGGTGACGGCGCCGGGCGCGGCGATCCTGCTCACGGTGATGGCGTTCAACTTCGTCGGGGACGGGCTGAGGGACGCGCTGGACGCCCGGACATAAGGAGAAGATCACTCCATCCAGCGGGACACCGGCGTCGCCAGGAATTCCTCCAGCGGGATCCCCTGCCCGCCGACGACCAGCGTCCTGCGGGAGGAGAACCGCTTCCCGAAGGCTTCCATGCCGGGAAACCCTGTCCGTACCCGCCCGCTCTTTACCTCTATGGGAACGACCGCCTCGTCGCTCGCCAGGACGAAATCGACCTCGCGGTTCCGGTCCCGCCAATAATAGATCTCCATCGACGACCCGGCGCTCCCGTTCAACAGGTGCGTCCCCACCGCGGATTCCACGAGCCGCCCCCAGTATTCGCGATCCCGCCGCGCCGCCGGCATAGAGGACCGGGATTGGGATGTCATCAGCGCCGTGTTCAATACCTGCAGCTTGGGGCTCGATCCCCGCTGCAGGACTTTCTTTCCGGAATATTTCGGGATACCTTTCAGCATCCCTGCACCGGCGAGCAGCTCCAGGTAGCGTGCAAGGGTTGTCGTGTTCCCCGACTCCTGGAGTTGTCCGAGCATCTTCTGGTACGAAAGCACCTGGCCTGAATAATCGCACCCGAGAAGGAAAAGGCGCCGCAGGAGCGCCGGCTTGTCCACCCGGGTCATCAGGAGAAGATCCAGGGAAACCGTCGTCTCGATCAGGGAATCGACGATGTAGCGGGACCACCGCTGCGGTTCTTCGATCAACGGCGCAGCCCCCGGATACCCTCCGAAAAACACGTATCGCTCCACGTCCCACCCGAAAGCGTCCCGCATCTCCGCGAACGACCAGTGGGTGACATGGAGCAGCTCGAACCTTCCCGCAAGGCTCTCCGTCAATCCCCGCTGCAACAAAAGCGGCGATGACCCGAGAAGCACGCACTTCAGGGGAACGCCCTTCAAGCTGTCCTCGTCCCAGAGCCGCTTCACGACTTCCGACCAGCCGGGGATTTTCTGAACCTCGTCGAGCACCAGCAGGGCGTCGCCTTCCGCCGCCTTCAGGCGGCCGATATCCCACTGCTGCCCGATCCATGCCCGATCACGCAAGGTGGGCTCGTCCGCCGAGGCATAATGGGACCGGATCCGCAACGCTTCCATAGCCTGCCGCGCCAGCGTCGTCTTTCCGACCTGCCGCGGACCGGCAAGGACTTGCAGGAACCGGCGCGGTTCCCGCAGTCGCGATTGCAGTGTCCGGAACATGGGTCTCCTGTACACGAGCGCCCTCCGAAATACAATTTACTCAATACTATGAGTAATTTTACTCAAAACCAAAAACGCGTGTCAAATCCGCGTCTCCGGGAAATCCTCCGTCGTGTTACAGTCTGTCCAATGATCGTCGGAAGGGAAAACATCGCATCGCCGCTCTGGGTCGGTTTCGAGGGAACCTCGCTCCCGCCGGAGACCGCGCGGTGGCTCGCGCAAGGGCTGGCGGGCGGCGTCGTCCTGTTCGCCCGCAACATCGAGTCTCCTGAACAGGTGCGCGGGCTTTGCAGGGAGGTCCGCGCCGCCGCGGGCGAGGGGAATCCGCTCCCGCTGATCGCGGTCGACCAGGAGGGGGGGCTGGTGGCCCGCTTCCGGGAGCCGTTCCTCCCGGAGTTCCCTCCCGCCCGCGCCTGCACCCTGTTCGGCCGCCGGGGAGAGGAGGTGGCGGAGCGTTTCGGAGAGGCGTTCGGGGCGGGATTGCGGTCGCTGGGGATCGACGTCGATTTCGCCCCCGTGCTCGACGTGGCCTCGAACCCGGAGAACCCCGTGATCGGCAACCGGGCGTTCTCCGCCGACCCGAACGAAGCGGCGCGGCTGGCGCTGGCCTTCGCCCGCGGGCTGATGTCGCGGGGCGTCCTCGCCGTCGGGAAGCACTTTCCGGGGCACGGAGACAGCTCCACGGATTCCCACAAGGAGCTCCCCGTCGTCCGGGCTTCCCGGGAAACGCTCCGCGGGCGGGAGCTGCTCCCCTTCCGCCGCGCGGTCCGGGCGGGGATCCCGGGGATCATGACCGCCCACGTGGTGTATCCCGCGCTCGATCCCGACTTCCCCGCCACGCTGTCCTCAAGGATCCTCAAGGGGCTGCTGCGGGAAACGATGCGCTACCGCGGGACGGTCTTCTCGGACGCGCTGGAGATGAAGGCGATCTCGGGGCATCGCGGGATGGGAGAGGCGGCGGTCCTCGCCGTCAGGGCGGGATGCGACGCGGTGCTGGTCTGCCGCGGGGAAGCGCTCCAGGAGGAGGCGATCGAGCGGCTCGAACGGGAATGCCGGGACGACGCTACATTCCGTCGGTCGCTGTCGTCGGCGGCTCGGCGGTCGGGACGGCTCCGGGCGTGGACGGCGTCGGAGGGACGTCGCCTCCCGGATCCGAAGGGGCCGGAGCCGGAGCGGACCCGGGAGCTGTCGGCGCTGCTGCGGGAGCGCTGGGAAGGTAGCGGGCGAACATCGACGGCCGATAGAGCCGGTAATATTGGAGAAGGTTGAAGAACACCTTCCGAAGATACAAGCGCGTCTCCTGGTAGCTGACACGCTCTAGGAACGCCGCCGGGTCCCCGCCGGACGCCTCCCACCAGCGGCTCACCGCCTTCTCCCCCCCGTTGTACGCGGCGACGGTGCGGAAGTAGTCCCCGTCGAAGCGCTTCAGCAGGTGCGACAGGTACGCAGCCCCGAGCCGCACGTTGACCGCGGGGCGGGTCAGGTCGGTCCGGCCCGGCTTCGGGAGTTTCTCCCTGCGGGCGGTCTCGGCAGCCGTTTTCGGCA
This window contains:
- a CDS encoding ATP-binding protein, with amino-acid sequence MFRTLQSRLREPRRFLQVLAGPRQVGKTTLARQAMEALRIRSHYASADEPTLRDRAWIGQQWDIGRLKAAEGDALLVLDEVQKIPGWSEVVKRLWDEDSLKGVPLKCVLLGSSPLLLQRGLTESLAGRFELLHVTHWSFAEMRDAFGWDVERYVFFGGYPGAAPLIEEPQRWSRYIVDSLIETTVSLDLLLMTRVDKPALLRRLFLLGCDYSGQVLSYQKMLGQLQESGNTTTLARYLELLAGAGMLKGIPKYSGKKVLQRGSSPKLQVLNTALMTSQSRSSMPAARRDREYWGRLVESAVGTHLLNGSAGSSMEIYYWRDRNREVDFVLASDEAVVPIEVKSGRVRTGFPGMEAFGKRFSSRRTLVVGGQGIPLEEFLATPVSRWME
- the nagZ gene encoding beta-N-acetylhexosaminidase codes for the protein MIVGRENIASPLWVGFEGTSLPPETARWLAQGLAGGVVLFARNIESPEQVRGLCREVRAAAGEGNPLPLIAVDQEGGLVARFREPFLPEFPPARACTLFGRRGEEVAERFGEAFGAGLRSLGIDVDFAPVLDVASNPENPVIGNRAFSADPNEAARLALAFARGLMSRGVLAVGKHFPGHGDSSTDSHKELPVVRASRETLRGRELLPFRRAVRAGIPGIMTAHVVYPALDPDFPATLSSRILKGLLRETMRYRGTVFSDALEMKAISGHRGMGEAAVLAVRAGCDAVLVCRGEALQEEAIERLERECRDDATFRRSLSSAARRSGRLRAWTASEGRRLPDPKGPEPERTRELSALLRERWEGSGRTSTADRAGNIGEG
- a CDS encoding ABC transporter permease encodes the protein MNDSPRLAALLRRTARHRGAAAGMAVLAVLILAALLAPVLAPYDPYVQFLDEGLTGPGRAHWLGQDKFGRDVLSRLIHGARLSLAVGIGTVSISLAVGLLLGSLAGFLGGRTDRAFTAACDVLMAFPGILLAIGIAAVRGPSFGNVLFALSVLGWVGYARVIRAQVLKVKAMEFVESARAVGAPPSRMLLAHILPNALSPILVEATFGIARAIVAEAGLSFLGLGVAPPAASWGSMIGDGRHFLFVAPHLVTAPGAAILLTVMAFNFVGDGLRDALDART